A portion of the Cryptomeria japonica chromosome 5, Sugi_1.0, whole genome shotgun sequence genome contains these proteins:
- the LOC131028468 gene encoding ABC transporter G family member 22, protein MDANNLDPEKGHAATSHSQEEALYTFGRKSDAMDADGRAYNSSPVLTGRKSSSSCLSGNFPNGSPRKRSETWYREDNEEIHISRTSSFDTQRLSFSIGGPVQVPEGNLGKLVNDVEAGRNEVEGDFRIYIDDSDKEGKRNQPSPIFLKFVDVKYKVVLSQTASWKSLWGIEKAPSVEKEILHGISGSVSPGEFLAMMGPSGSGKTTLLSLLGGRNHQHMTGEVTYNELPFHKSLKRRIGFVTQDDVLYPHLTVSETLMYAALLMLPKDLTKQQKIERVEQVIQDLRLERCRDTMVGSHFLRGVSGGERKRVCIGHELLMDPPLILLDEPTSGLDSTTALRTIQILKSIALKGRTVVTTIHQPSSRVFHVFDKLILLSEGHLLYFGKASSSIDYFSCLGFNSQIAMNPADFLLDLCSGNMEDISMPPTLKQKTVKTKDIRQYMIDAYKSRLGKVEVTSPPRMLAENFEQSEDKREWRTTWWQQFSVLMIRGLKERRHEYLSWLRFIQVSSISVMAGCLWWQSKIDTERDLIDQGGLLFFISMFWGYFPLFTAIFTFPQERALLIKERGSDMYRLSSYFFARTLGDLPLDLILTAIFMVIVYFMAHLRMSIAIFCLTLLANFLNVITSQGLGLAIGAAMMDVKKATTLASVLVLAFMIAGGYFVQHIPGFIKWLRYCSFQYYTFKLLMKVQYNDDQVYDCGTSSGCKPFSSSPAFHGVKLGGGGEEVWAMLIMALGYRVLAYIALRRQKLN, encoded by the exons ATGGATGCTAATAATTTGGATCCAGAAAAAGGCCATGCAGCCACTTCACATTCTCAAGAAGAAGCATTGTATACTTTTGGAAGGAAATCGGATGCAATGGATGCAGATGGCCGTGCTTATAATTCCTCCCCTGTTCTTACTGGTAGGAAGTCTTCCTCATCTTGTCTAAGTGGAAACTTTCCAAATGGAAGCCCTAGGAAGAGAAGCGAGACATGGTATAGGGAAGATAACGAGGAGATTCATATTAGCAGGACTTCTAGTTTTGACACTCAAAGGTTGTCTTTTTCAATTGGAGGACCAGTTCAGGTCCCTGAAGGAAACTTGGGCAAGCTTGTGAATGATG TGGAGGCAGGAAGAAATGAAGTTGAAGGAGATTTCCGTATATATATTGATGACAGTGATAAGGAGGGAAAGAGGAATCAACCTTCACCTATCTTCTTAAAG TTTGTAGATGTAAAATACAAAGTGGTACTTTCTCAAACAGCTTCATGGAAAAGCCTATGGGGAATAGAGAAGGCACCTTCAGTAGAGAAAGAAATCTTGCATGGTATCAGTGGTTCAGTTAGCCCAGGGGAATTCTTAGCAATGATGGGACCTTCTGGAAGTGGCAAGACTACACTACTGAGCTTGCTAGGCGGAAGAAACCACCAACATATGACAGGAGAAGTCACTTACAATGAACTCCCGTTTCACAAATCTTTGAAAAGAAG AATAGGATTTGTTACTCAAGATGATGTGCTCTATCCTCACCTGACGGTGAGTGAAACTCTCATGTATGCTGCTTTACTAATGCTTCCCAAAGATCTAACCAAGCAGCAGAAGATTGAAAGAGTTGAGCAAGTGATCCAAGACCTCAGATTGGAAAG GTGTAGAGACACCATGGTAGGAAGTCACTTTCTTAGGGGTGTATCTGGAGGTGAGAGGAAAAGGGTGTGCATAGGACATGAGCTTCTGATGGATCCACCCCTGATCCTGCTGGATGAACCTACCTCTGGGTTGGATTCTACAACAGCTCTCCGAACAATACAGATATTGAAAAGCATAGCCCTG AAAGGGCGAACTGTGGTTACAACAATCCATCAGCCATCAAGCAGAGTATTCCATGTCTTTGACAAGCTTATTCTTCTCTCCGAAGGCCATCTCCTCTATTTTGGAAAGGCCTCTTCGTCCATAGATTATTTCTCATGTCTTGGTTTCAACTCTCAAATTGCAATGAATCCTGCAGATTTTCTATTAGACCTTTGCAGTGGGAACATGGAAGATATTTCCATGCCTCCGACATTAAAGCAGAAAACAGTTAAGACTAAAGATATAAGACAG TATATGATAGATGCCTACAAATCAAGGCTAGGCAAGGTGGAAGTCACAAGTCCACCACGGATGCTGGCTGAAAATTTTGAGCAGTCTGAAGACAAAAGAGAATGGAGAACCACATGGTGGCAACAATTTTCTGTACTCATGATCAGAGGATTGAAAGAAAGACGCCATGAGTACCTCAGCTGGCTCAGATTCATCCAAGTTTCCTCCATATCTGTAATGGCAGGCTGCCTATGGTGGCAATCCAAGATCGATACAGAAAGAGACCTAATTGATCAG GGGGGCCTGCTATTCTTCATCTCTATGTTTTGGGGTTACTTCCCTCTCTTCACAGCCATATTCACTTTCCCTCAAGAGAGAGCCCTCTTAATAAAAGAGCGTGGATCTGATATGTATCGTTTGAGCAGCTACTTCTTCGCTCGCACATTGGGTGATCTCCCCTTGGACCTTATCCTCACAGCTATTTTCATGGTGATTGTCTACTTCATGGCTCACTTGCGGATGTCCATTGCCATTTTCTGCTTAACATTGCTTGCCAATTTCTTGAACGTGATTACTTCTCAG GGTCTTGGTCTAGCAATAGGAGCAGCCATGATGGATGTGAAGAAAGCAACTACATTGGCTTCTGTTTTGGTTCTGGCGTTCATGATAGCTGGTGGCTACTTTGTGCAG CATATCCCGGGGTTTATTAAATGGCTCAGGTATTGCTCGTTCCAGTATTACACCTTCAAGCTCTTGATGAAAGTTCAATACAATGACGATCAAGTCTATGATTGTGGCACATCTAGTGGATGCAAGCCCTTTTCATCTTCTCCTGCTTTCCATGGAGTAAAGCTTGGAGGAGGGGGTGAAGAGGTATGGGCAATGTTGATAATGGCACTGGGCTACAGAGTTCTTGCTTACATTGCACTAAGAAGACAGAAATTAAACTAG